The DNA region TTATCGCTTTCGGGATCTCTGAGGCTATATCCTGGTAGAGGGTCCCGTCCATGGCCACGTTCATTATTTGCATTCCCCTACTTATCCCCAAGACTGGGATTTCCATTTTAAGGGCCAGCTTGAACAGTTCTATCTCAAATTTGTCCCTGTCGTAGTCAACGCTCCTGATGGAAGGCGATGGGTCATCCCCGTAGAAGTAGGGATGGACATCGGGCCCATCGGTCAGCACTATGCCATCGGCGATGTTCACTATGTCCCCGGGATCGCCTTCGGGCAGAAAAACCCCGGGTATCCCCCCAGCATTCTTTATAACCCGGAACTGCTGCTTGATGGAAGCCCAATCCGATTCTTCGGTTCCCACAATTATAGCTATGAATGGCTTCATAGGCACCCCCGGATAAACTGAGGCAACCTCTATAAAAACGTGTTGATCAGGGGAGTAAAAGGGAAATAGTCAAGGCCGTCTCAAGGTTTTTTGAGCTCCTCCTTAACGGTCTCCGCCAGCCTCTTCACACCCTCCCTGATCTTCTCCTCTGGCACGTAGGTGAAGTTGAGCCTCATGGTGTTCTTTTTGTCCCTGTGGACGAAGAAGGCCTCACCGGGGACGTAAGCAACTCCCTTTGAAACGGCTTTTTCCAGCATGAACTTCGTGTCTATGCCCTCCGGGAGGGTCACCCAGACGAACATTCCGCCCTCGGGCTTTGTCCAGGTAACGCCTTCGGGCATGTACTCCTCGAGAGCCTCAAGCATGGCGTCTCTCCTTGGTTTGTAAAACTCAACGATCCTGGGTATGTGCTCATCCAGGTGGCCGTCTTCCACGTACTTCCAGGCTATGGTCTGTCCTAAAGTGTTGGTGCAGAGGTCTATGCTCTGCTTGGCTATCTCCATCTTCCTTATGAGGTGCGGATGGGCGGCCACCCACCCGATCCTGAGTCCCGGGGCGAGTATCTTCGAGAAGGTTCCGAGGTATATGACGCGGCCGTTCTCGTCGAAGTGCTTTATCGGGGGTATAGGCTCCCCGGAGTAGCGGAGCTCGCTGTAGGGGCCATCTTCAACAATAAGGAAGTTGTACTCCTCCGCGAGCTCGACGAGCCTCTTCCTCCTCTCAAGGCTCATTGTGACCCCTGCCGGGTTCTGGAACGTTGAGACCGTGTAAACCATTTTCACTCTCTTTCCTTGCCTTTTGAGCTCCTCCAGCTTCTCCTCGAGGAGATCAATCCTCATGCCTTCGTCGTCCATGGGGATCGATACAAACTCTGGATCGTAGTACTCGAACGCCTGTATCGCGGCTAAATAAGTGGGGGCCTCCACAACTATAACGTCGCCCGGGTTTATGGTGACCCTGCCTATGAGATCAAGGGCCTGCTGGGATCCGGCAACCGTCAGTATCTCGACCTTGCTCATGGGGATCCCATACCTCTTTTCCATCCACCTCGCCAGCGCAAGCCTTAGGGGGGTGAATCCCTTGGTTGTTCCGTACTGCAGGGCCTTATCGGCGTGTTCTTCGAGAATTTCGGCAGTTATCTTCTTTATTGTCTCAACGGGGAAAGTCTCAGGCGCGGGCAGGCCTCCGGCCAGGCTTATAACATCGCTTGTCTCAACGAGCTTCAGGAGCTCCCTAACCTCGGAAGCCTTCATCCTAAGCGCCTTCTGGGAGAAGAACGAGTCAAAGTCCACGGGCCCGGCGGCAAGCTTCCTTTCGAGTTTCTTCATCTTTTCCTCCACGTCCTTCCCTCCCGATGATCAACTTAATCCATCGGCACGGAACTGTACATAGACTTCTGGGGCTAATCGGTTATAAACTTTTCTCTAAACCTGCACTCCAGTCTTTCTATTTGTAAAGGAGCGGCCCGTAAGATCTCCGCCTCTTCCGGCGGGTTATTCGGCGTTTCAGTGCACTAAAGGAGGCTTTAATGCCGATGTTTTAGCGCAGGAGCAGTTTTAACCAATTGCCCATCCCCCATCATGGCTCCCGGGTTTGGTTAACAGGCGAACTTAACTGTGCATTTTATGTAAACGCTTCCTTTTGCGAAGGCCTTATATCCTTCAAGCCGAAAATCCTTCGGGGTGATTACCTCATGGCAATGAAAGGCTGGTGGGGAAGAATCCTCAGGGTTGACCTGACCAACAACAGGGTGTGGGTGCAGGAGTACCCCGAAGAGGTCGCTAAGAACTTCATAGGCGGTAGAGGCCTGGCCGCGTGGATTCTCTGGAACGAGGCCAAGAACGTTGACCCGCTCGGGCCTGATAACAAGCTCGTTTTCGCTTCCGGCCCGTTCAACGGTCTTCCAACCCCAAGCGGCGGAAAGATGGTGGTGGCGGCTAAAAGCCCACTCACCGGTGGCTACGGAGATGGCAACCTCGGGACCATGGCTACCGTTCACCTGAGGAAGGCCGGCTATGACGCTATAGTCGTTGAAGGTAGAGCCAAGAAGCCGGTGTACCTCTACATTGAGGACGACAACGTGAGCATACTCAGCGCCGAGGGACTCTGGGGCAAAGGCACCTTCGAGACCGAGAGGGAGCTCAAGAATATACACGGCAAGAACGTGGGAGTCCTCAGCATAGGCCCGGCCGGAGAGAACCTCGTCCGCTACGCAGTCGTGATGTCCCAGGAGGGCAGGGCGGCGGGAAGGCCCGGTATGGGTGCCGTCATGGGGAGCAAAAAGCTCAAGGCAGTCGTCATAAAGGGCACCAAGGAGATACCGGTTGCAGATAAGGAAAAGCTCAAGGAGCTCTCCCAGGAAGCCTACAACTCCATCCTCAACTCACCCGGTTATCCCTTCTGGCACAGGCAGGGGACGATGGCGGCCGTTGAATGGACCAACGAAAACTCCGCCCTGCCGACGAGGAACTTCCAGGACGGTTCCTTCGAGTTCGCCCGCTCAATAGACGGTTACACCATGGAGGGCATGAAAGTCAAGCAGCGCGGCTGTCCCTACTGCAACATGCCCTGTGGAAACGTAGTTCTGGACGCCGAAGGCCAGGAGAGCGAGCTTGACTACGAGAACGTGGCATTACTCGGCTCAAACCTCGGGATCGGAAAGCTCAACGAGGTTTCTGTCCTCAACAGGATTGCAGACGACATGGGTATGGACACGATAAGCCTCGGTGGTGCAATAGCTTTCATAATGGAGGCCAAGGAGAGGGGCCTGATTAAGGACGACGCCGCTCCGGAGTTCGGTGACTTCAAGAAGGCCAGACAGCTCGCCCTCGACATCGCCTACCGCAGGGGGGAGCTCGGCAACCTCGCGGCGGAGGGCGTCATGAGGATGGCGGAGAAGCTCAACGCAGAGGACTTCGCCATGCACGTCAAGGGCCTTGAGGTCAGCGGGTACAACTGTTACATCTACCCGGCGATGGCCCTTGCCTACGCTACCAGTTCAATCGGCGCCCACCATAAGGAAGCCTGGGTCATCGCCTGGGAGATTGGCACGGCTCCGATAGAGGGTGAGAAGGCCAAGAAGGTCGAGTACAACATAACCTATGACCCGGTGAAGGCCGCCAAGGTCGTAGAGCTCCAGCGCCTCAGGGGCGGTCTCTTCGAGATGCTCACCGCGTGCAGGCTCCCGTGGGTCGAGGTCGGCCTGAGCCTCGACTACTATCCGAAGCTCCTCGAGGCCATCACGGGCGTCAGGTACACGTGGGACGACCTCTATAACGCAGCCGACAGGGTTTACGCCCTCATAAGGGCCTACTGGGTCAGGGAGCTCGGTGGGAAGTGGGGCAGGCACATGGACTACCCGCCGAAGAGGTGGTTCACCGAGGGCCTCAAGAGCGGACCTCACAGGGGCCAGCACCTCGACAGGGAGAAGTACGACGGTCTGCTCAGCGAGTACTACAGGATAAGGGGCTGGGACGAGCGCGGAATCCCAAAGAAAGAAACCCTCAGAAAGCTCGGCCTCGAAGAGGTCATCCCTGAGCTCGAGAAGGTCACGAAGCTCGAGTGATTTCCTTTTCTCTTTTACGCTTGAGAATCTCCTGTGGTGGTGTGAGATGGTCAGGATAAAGCTCATGGGGGCTTTTGCTCATTTAGCCGGGGCGAGGGAGCTCAATGTTAAGCTTGAGGGTAGGAAAACCGTCGACGAGCTCCTCCGCGGGGTCATACCCAGGTACGACGAGTTCCATGACAAGGTCATCATGATAAACGGCCACCCCGCGAGGGGTGATGCTGAAGTTGAAGACACCGACGAGATCAAGGTGATGCCCGTTCTGAGCGGGGGCTAAAACTTTCAAATTTTCAAGTTTCGTTCTTGAGAGCAGAAGAACCCGTTGAAGCCACGGGCGAAGTTCAATAGAAGGGGTTTTGGCGCCGGGGCAGGGATTTGAACCCTGGCGGGCTAACGCCCACTGGCTCTCCAGGCCAGCGCCTTCCCAGGCTAGGCTACCCCGGCGCATAAATGAGAGGAATCAGGAGACGAGCTCGATCTCAATGGTAACATCCTCGGGAACGCGGATGCGCATGATCTGGCGCATGGCCCTCTCATCGGCCTCAATATCGACGAGCCTCTTGTGAACGCGGAGCTCGAACCTGTCAAAGGTCGCAGATCCTTCCCCGTCGGGGCTCTTCCTCGTGGTGATCCTGATCCTCCTGGTCGGGAGCGGTATTGGGCCGCTCATCCTGACGCCGGTTCTCTCCGCGATCTGCTTGATCTGGTCGGTGACCTCGTTGAGGGCCCTGATGTTTGTACTGGCGAGCTTAATCCTTGCCTTCTGCATCTCCGTCCCTCCTGAGGTTAGGGAAGGAAAGGAAAGTCAGAGAAGGGCGTCACTCCTCGCCCCTCTGGATGGATATGACCATACCGGCAGCGACGGTCTGGCCCATGTCACGGATGGCGAACCTGCCCATCTGCGGGATCTCCTTGACCGGCTCGATGACCATTGCCTTGGTCGGCCTGAGGATGACGATGGCTGAGTCACCGGTCTTGATGAACTGCGGGTTCTCCTCGACAATGTTACCGGTCCTCGGGTCGAGCTTGGCAAGGAGCTGCTCGAACTTGACTGCCACCTGGGTGGTGTGGGCGTGGAGCACCGGGGTGTAGCCGACGGTGATAGCGGTCGGGTGGTTGAGGACGATGATCTGGGCCTTGAAGGTGTCCTTCGGCCTGACGACGGTCGGCGGGTTGGTGGTGTGTCCCGCAACGTCACCGCGCTTTATGTCGTCCTTACCAACGCCACGGACGTTGAAACCGATGTTGTCACCCGGAAGGGCCTCCTGGAGTGGCTCGTGGTGCATCTCGATGGACTTGACTTCACCCTGGATCGGCTTGTGGAAGATAGTTGAAGCCGGCTCAAAGATGACGATGTCACCGACGCGGAGGATACCGGTCTCGACACGGCCGACCGGGACGGTACCAACACCCTTAATTGAGTAGACGTCCTGGATCGGGATGCGGAGCGGCTTGTCGGTCGGCTTTGGAGGCTCCGGGATCTGGTCGAGGGCCTCGAAGAGGGTCGGGCCCTTGTACCAGGGCATCTTGTCGCTCCTGTGGACGATGTTGTCACCCACCCAGGCGCTGGTCGGGATAATCGGGAAGTCCTTGTAGCCGAGCATCATGAGGAGCTTCTTGACCTGCTCGGCAACCTCCTTGAACTTCTTCTCGTCGTAGTTGACCGCGTCCATCTTGTTGATGCTGACGATTATGTGGTTGATACCGAGGGTCCTGGCGAGGAAGGCGTGCTCCTTGGTCTGGGGCATGACACCGTCGGTGGCGGCTACAACGAGGACGGCGGCGTCGGCCTGGCTGGCACCGGTGATCATGTTCTTAACGAAGTCCCTGTGGCCAGGGGCGTCAATGATGGTGATGTACCTGTGCGGGGTCTCGAACTTGGTGTGGGCGACGTCAATGGTGATACCCCTCTCCCTCTCTTCCTTGAGCCTGTCCATGACCCAGGCGAACTTGAAGGACTTACCCTTCTCACCCATCTGCTCGAACTTCTCGATGATGGTCGGCGGGACGTTACCGGTGTCGAAGAGCAGCCTTCCAACGGTGGTGCTCTTACCGTGGTCGACGTGTCCAATAAAGACGATGTTAATGTGGGGCTTTTCCTTGGGCATTTTCAAACACCTCCATATTTTGGTCTACTCCGGCTGAGTAGGATGGCTTTTTAAATCTTTCGAACCTCGGCCCCCTCGGACGGGAAACCCGCCTTTTTCGGGGGGACCTCACGAGTTCCGTGGGTTAACTCGGGTGAGAGGTTTAAAAAGTTAACTAGTGATGTTTCTGTCCGCGCTAATCCCTCTTCCAAACTTCGAGAACCATGAACTTTCTAACAAGCGGGTTCGGGTAAAGTTCCCAGTCTATGCCTTCGGTGTCGGTGGGTAGCCTACCGAAGAGTCCCCCCTCCCTCGGGTCAAGGCTTGCTCCGGCAATCTCCCCCTCAAGGATTTCGACTTCCATATACCTCGGCAGTCCCACGGCTACCCCGCCGTTTTTCCTGGCGTACTCTATGGCCCACCTAGCAGCATAGAGGCCGGAGTATATCTCCGCTATCCTAACGGGAACGCTGGACTTTCCAATGGCTATTATCTCTATCCCCGTCTCTTCCCAGAACTTTCTCGCCAGAGGCTGGAGATCCTTTGCGAGGTCTCTCCACACTTCTTTTCCTCGGTCGGTTATGTTCAAAGCCTCTATCGTTGGTTCGTCAAGCTTCCTGACTTCTATCCCCCCAATGGTGGAATCCAGGTGGACAACATCGGGCTTTACTTCTCTTGCCAGCTCAACTGCCAGAACTGCCTCATCCCTTATGGCCTGCCTGCCGCTCATGTCGTAGTTAAAAGGATCCGCGTACCTGACTCTGCTCACCGTTGCAGTCCTGTAGGGTTTTTCAACTAAAACCGCGGCCGTTGCTATGAGCCCGACAGGGTTGTACCCCTCGTCGAGAAGCGCCCCTCCGGTGTCAGCGGCAACTATTCTCATGCTTTCACCTCCATGAAGGTCAGAACCTTTTGGTCATCACCCCTCAGTACTCGGCAAACTCATCATCCCCCCATGGCCTCAAAAGCTGTTCGAGATTTTTCAGTAATCACCCCACAGGTAGAGGGGCTCACTGGTCAGGTTATCGCCCACATGTTTCCACCGGAGTTACCCTTATAACGTCGGGCGATTAAAACCTTTCCGGTGGGGATATGGCAACCAGGGGAGAGTGGCCGTTGTTTTTGCTCGCCATTGTCCTGGTCATTCTGGTCATCTCGTGGAAGACCGTAAGCCCGCTTGTGACCCCGGTATTCTTTGCCCTTACTCTGGCGTATATTGTGTATCCGGTTCACCGGAGGCTTGAAGCGAAAGTTGGCCCACTAAAATCTGCCCTCCTCATGACCCTGCTTATGATCGTTCTGGGTCTTTTGATCCTCGCTCTTCTGGCAACGGTGGCCATAAACCTTCTCCGGACATTTTACAGAAACGTCGGCGATGTATTTAACTGGCTTTTGTCCGTTAATTTGCCTCCTTCGGTCTCCAGTTTTGTCCTGAACCTCAGGGCAAACTTGATGCCCATGCTGGCCGATTACGTTTCGTCATTTACCTTTTCTGTTCCGGGTTACGTCCTCCAGCTCCTTGTCTTTTTGCTCACGTTCTACTATACGTTGGCCTATGCCCGTGACATGATCCCGTTCATCCTCAAACTGGTTCCAGAAGGGCAGAAGGACTTTGTTTTCGAGCTTCTTGAGAACCTGGACAAAACGATGAACGCCCTCGTCAGGGCGTGGTTGCTTCTCAACGTCGCGAAGGGTATCCTGATGACCTTAGGGTACATTATCTTTGGGGTTTCGGATCTATACACCGCCCTGGTTGCGGGCTTTTTGACGTTCCTTTTCAGCTTCGTCCCCCTGCTTGAGGGGTGGATGCTGTGGGCTGTTGGGGCTGTATACCTTTACCTTTCCGGGTCACCCATCCTGGCCATCGGGATTTCCATCTACGGCGCGGCCCTGGTTTCCCCTCTCCCCGACTACACTATACGCCCAAAGCTGGTCGCCAGGGGTGCTGATCTTGACGAAACGATAGTCTTCATGGGCATGGTTGGAGGTACCTGGGCTTTTGGTCTCAAGGGGATCCTTCTGGGTCCGATAATCCTGAGCCTGGCCCTGGTGGTTTTAAAGGAGTGGAAAAACAGGCAGAGAGTGGCTAAAGTTTCTCGCACTCAACAAGCTTAGCCCCGGCCTTCTGGAGCTCTTCCAGGGCCCTTTTTTCTCCCTCCGGATTTATCCCCCCGATGGCGTCCACTATTATGCAGGTTTCGTAGCCAAGCCTGAGAGCATCCATGGCCGTTGCCTTCACGCAGTACTCCGTCGCGACACCACAGACGTAAACCCGCTCAACCCCGTTTTTCTGCAGGATTTCGTTGAGTTCCGTCCCCTCGAAACCGGAATATGCCTCCTTATCTGGCTCCGTTGCCTTCGATATTACAGCGGCATTCTCCGGAATCTCGACAACGAACTCTGCCCCCGGAGTGTTCTGAACGCAGTGCTTTGGCCACGGGCCTCCCCGCTCCTTAAAGCTGATGTGGTTCTCAGGATGCCAGTCCCTCGTGGCAACTATCAGCGCGCCCCGCCCCTGGAACTTTTTGATGCATTGGTTGACCTTCGGGATTATTTTGTCTCCCTCCGGAACCGGAAGGGCTCCCCCGGGCATGAAATCCCTCTGCATATCGACTACAATAAGGGCTTCCCGGGACATGTTCATCACCGTAGAATGTTGGGGAGTGGCTAAATTAGGTTTTCGTTATTCAAGGCTGAGCCTGTCCCTGAACTTTGACATGTCCAGCCCTCTATCCAGCCCGAAGAGATACAGAACGAGCTTCCTGTCGAGGTTGCCGTACCTTTTTGAGAACTCCTCAAGCTCAGTCATGAGTTCATCCCTCCCAAGCCCCAAAGAAGAGGAGACAAATTGAGCCATTTCCCCAAAGAGGTCTTCACCCTTAGTGGTCTCATCCAGGGCTTCCTCCTTCACCAGAAGGACGCCTTCTCTCTCCTCGATGAGGCCCTGTTTTATCCACGCATCAACGGACTCCTTGGCCTCCTTAACACTCATTATTCTGAGCGTAAAGGCAAGCAGGCCAACGAGCTCGTTTCGGGAAAACTCCCTGGACCCCTTAACGCTTATCGCCTTCCTAAGCGGGTGCACAGGATCACCGGGGTTAAATATGCCCCGGAGATATAAAAACCTGCCGGAGAAGGGATATGGAGCCGGGACCGGGATTTGAACCCGGGACCTGCGGATTACGAGTCCGCCGCCCTACCGAGCTAGGCTACCCCGGCACCCGTTTGAAAGGGGGTGAGGGGGTTTATAAGTTTTTCCCGTCATGGCTTTGGAAGGGCTATGGCTATCAGAAGAAGGGAACCACCTAAGGCAAAACCGGCCAGAGTAATTGCCTGCATACGGGCCGGGTCGACCCTGTGCAGTATCTCCGGAAGTTCTATCCTGTGGCCCTCGGTGGCTTTTCCAATTACTGAGGCGAGCACCAAACCGGAAATTGCATCGTAGACCCAGTGGTGGGCCAGAAAAATTGTAGAAAACGGGACGAGGGAGTTCAGGGCGATTAGAACCTTGCCCCATGTTTTTTCTCTGTGATTCCAGAGGGTTATTACGTTGACTGCCGCTATGGTGTTGTGAAGTGACGGGAGAACGAACTCGGCCTGGGTCAAATAAGTGGCGCTCGGTGAAACTACGTCCAGCTTATAGACGTCGTGGGGCGCGTGTACGTGGAAGAAAATATACGTGATTCCACAGAGCAGATAGGAGAGGAAATATCTGGCCATGAGTTCATCGGCCGAGGACAGGTCTTTCCAGTAGATGAGGACGAAGAAAACAGTCAGTGCTATTGAGCTCGAGAACCCTATGAAGTACACGGCCTTCATCAGGTAGTAGAAGGGCAAAATGCTCTTTGCGAGTTCGAGGGTTGAAACGACGAATTGGCGGGAAGTGAAGGGGAGTCTCAGCAGGTAACTGGTGACGTCCCGACTTTCATTTATAAACGGGTACAGAAATGTGAAGAGCAGCCATCCGAAGTACAGTATCAGGAATCCGTCGAGCCTCGCTAGGACGTTATTGTCTCTGAGGGACTCCGCCACTGAATTGAGGCTGTCTTTCAGTCCCGCGCCCTTCATTTTCCTCGACTATGATTGGGGGAGGGGTATTTAAACTTTTCACCGATAACCCCAAAACTCTGTGGAGTTGTGCACATGAACCTCCGGAATCCTTTTATAAAACCCACGCCATTGGGTGCCGGTGATTAAAATGAACACCGAAGTACCCGGCTACCGTAAACTGGAGTTTAGCTCAGTCCTCTTCGACCTCAACGGAACCCTCGGCCAGAGCGGGAGAATCGGGGAAGAGGTAAAGCACCTCCTCGAGAGGCTCGCGGATAAGTACACGGTGGTGGTCCTCAGCGCGGACACCTTCGGCACGCTCGAGGAAGAACTCAGGGGCCTCCCCGTGAGGGTTGAGAGGGTATCGAACGGAGTAGAGAAAGCGGAGGTTGCGAAGGGCTACGCCCCCTACGCGGCGGTTGGCAACGGCAACAACGACGTGGCGATGCTCGAAGGGGCCGAGCTGGCTTTCTGCGTCATCGGGCCCGAGGGGGCGACCGTTGATGCACTGCTCGCGAGCGATATCGTCGTCAAGGACGTGAGAGACGCCATAGCGATGCTCCTCGATGAGAGAAAGCTCATAGCGACGCTGAGGGGATGAGGGGAGAGGAGTGGGGTACAGGACGCTGAAGGGCCCCGGAACGGCCCGGCTCATCGTCAGGAAGTCGGTCTTCATAGGCTACGCCTCCCCCGCGAACACGGAAGAGGAGGCCAGGGCCTTCATAGCAAAGATAAAGGCCCACCACGGTGACGCGACCCACAACGTTTCCGCTTACCTCATCAACGACGGGAAGAACTTCGCGGTTCGCTATGACGATGACGGCGAACCAAAGGGCTCCGCCGGAAAGCCCGTCCTCAAGGTCATACAGAACAGGGGCCTGAGCAACGCAGTTGTCGTGGTTACGCGCTACTTCGGTGGCATAAAGCTCGGCTACGGCGGGCTGGTTAAAGCGTACAGCGACGCGGCGAGTTTAGCCATAGAGAACGCGGGAACCGTTGAGGTTTACGAGACGGAGCGCTTTGAGGTGGTCTTCCCTTACAGCCTCTTTCACACGGTCAGGGAGGCCGTTGAGAAGGCCGGGGGAAAGGTGGTAAGCGAGGAGTACGGGGAGCTCGTGAAGTTCACCGTGGAGACCAGAAAGGGCGAAGCCGGGCCCCTCATGGAGCTTTTGGCCGAGAAAACGCGGGGCAGGGCAAGGTTGAGGCCGCTTTTTATGCTGGAATTGTAAGGAAGGCTTCTGTTCGTGCACCACCTGGCCAGCCCTCAGTTCTTCCCAAAAATCCTCTCCCAGGCCCTTATGGCGCCCCACTTGTCGAGGAACTCGTTGAAGGTTCCGCACTTAGGAGAGAGGACGCAGACGGGACAGCCGTCTTTGCAGGGGCACCCCCTGAGGTGCTCGAGGCTCTTCTCCATGAGCCTCTCGGCGTTTTCGTAGAGGACTTCAGCGAGGCCTGCTCCCCCTTCGTTGCCGTCGTAGATGAAGACCACCGGCATCCCCGCGTAGGGTTTTCCCGGAAAGGCCGCGTAGCTGTAGCCGCCGAGCTCCCTCGAATCAACATAGGTGAATACCGGCGCTATCTTGATGAGGTTGTGCTCTATCGCGTGCAGTGCCGGGCCAACCCCGTCTTTGCTGTCAACCATCTTCTTTATCGCGAAGGCCAGCTCCCCGTCGCTTATGCCCGCCCCCTGGAGGGCGTCGTCTATCGTTTTCCTGATTATAAAGCTCGTGCTCCCGAGGTAGAGCGGGAAGAGCTTTCTCCTGTCGAGGCTCCCGTAAAGGTGGAGCGCGATGTCTTCGGCTTTCTCCCCCGCTTTCCCGAGGAACTCCCGGAACTCCTCAGCTGGGACGTCCCCTATCGACTCGGGGAAGACGAGCCATATCCCCTCGGTCTCGAACTCCCTCACGTGGGGTTCCTCAAACTCGACCCTCGCGAACTTCTCCCAGCTGAGTACCGGGTCTTCCCTCCCCTCCCCGCTCGCCGGAGAGAAGATCTCGCCCTTTAAAATTCCCGTCTCCTTCAGCTTCGCCAGCTCGGCCACGTAGTTTCCTGTATCGAGGCCCCTAACGGCGTAGCCTGTGTAGACATGCCTCACCCTGAGCCTCCCGAGGCCCACCGTTACTCCCCTGTATGACTTCTCCCCCCTAA from Thermococcus zilligii AN1 includes:
- a CDS encoding YigZ family protein, with translation MGYRTLKGPGTARLIVRKSVFIGYASPANTEEEARAFIAKIKAHHGDATHNVSAYLINDGKNFAVRYDDDGEPKGSAGKPVLKVIQNRGLSNAVVVVTRYFGGIKLGYGGLVKAYSDAASLAIENAGTVEVYETERFEVVFPYSLFHTVREAVEKAGGKVVSEEYGELVKFTVETRKGEAGPLMELLAEKTRGRARLRPLFMLEL